One genomic region from Dehalobacter restrictus DSM 9455 encodes:
- the scfB gene encoding thioether cross-link-forming SCIFF peptide maturase has translation MKLTNYNIAKNVHVYTQGKLQIAYDVNSGSLHVIDDKTYAFIQELITYQQKNSLEDSEEMLDSCGYNLSSEEKQEILVELKVLQDQKLLFSCEPEETILPFSDRPVIKAMCLHVAHDCNLRCKYCFAGTGPFGGNRELMNVKTGKKALKFLLDHSGDRGHCEVDFFGGEPLMNLPVIRELIVYGREIAAQAGKKIKFTLTTNAVLMDEETARFLEDEGISVVLSLDGRKEVNDRMRPFLNGAGSYDRIMPQILKFTEMRPETSRYAVGNYFYVRGTYTRFNKDFYKDVLHMADSGIRRISVEPVVASPQEVYAFREEDLAEIKESYDILGEKVLEYREAGKEFVFFHFNAGLDEGPCLIKRLSGCGAGHEYVAVSPEGDIYPCHQFVGQEKYKMGSVNDLNCELKEEIVQSFRQAQVYTKEECRVCWARFSCSGGCHAANEAFSGELTKVYPMGCELQKKRLEVAYYLKIMEAKQRVLI, from the coding sequence ATGAAATTGACGAACTACAATATAGCAAAAAATGTACATGTGTATACGCAAGGGAAACTTCAGATTGCCTACGATGTCAATTCGGGGTCGCTTCATGTGATTGATGACAAGACATATGCTTTTATTCAGGAATTGATAACATATCAGCAAAAGAACAGTTTGGAAGATTCAGAAGAGATGCTGGACAGTTGCGGGTATAATCTTTCTTCTGAAGAAAAGCAGGAAATCCTGGTAGAATTGAAAGTGCTTCAGGATCAAAAGCTGTTGTTTTCCTGCGAGCCCGAAGAAACAATACTGCCGTTTTCTGACCGGCCGGTGATCAAGGCGATGTGCCTGCACGTTGCGCATGACTGCAACCTGCGCTGCAAATATTGTTTCGCGGGAACAGGACCTTTCGGCGGTAACCGCGAATTGATGAACGTTAAGACAGGCAAGAAAGCGTTGAAATTTTTATTGGACCACAGCGGAGACCGGGGACATTGCGAGGTTGATTTCTTTGGCGGCGAACCGCTGATGAATTTGCCGGTTATCAGGGAATTGATTGTTTACGGCCGGGAGATAGCCGCTCAGGCCGGTAAAAAGATCAAGTTTACACTGACGACGAATGCGGTTCTGATGGATGAAGAGACAGCCAGATTTTTGGAAGACGAAGGAATCAGTGTTGTACTGAGTCTGGACGGACGCAAGGAAGTAAACGATAGAATGCGGCCTTTCCTGAACGGAGCCGGAAGTTATGACCGGATTATGCCGCAGATCCTTAAATTTACGGAAATGCGGCCGGAGACGTCGCGTTATGCTGTCGGCAATTATTTTTATGTCCGGGGAACCTATACACGTTTCAATAAAGACTTCTACAAGGATGTCCTGCATATGGCGGACAGCGGCATCCGAAGGATCTCTGTGGAGCCGGTGGTAGCTTCTCCGCAGGAAGTGTATGCTTTCAGAGAGGAAGATCTGGCAGAAATCAAAGAAAGCTACGATATTTTAGGAGAAAAAGTGCTGGAATATCGCGAGGCAGGGAAAGAATTTGTCTTTTTTCACTTCAATGCAGGCCTTGATGAAGGACCTTGCCTGATTAAGAGGCTGTCGGGCTGCGGGGCCGGACATGAGTATGTAGCCGTCTCACCGGAGGGGGATATTTACCCCTGTCACCAGTTTGTCGGACAGGAAAAATATAAAATGGGATCTGTGAATGATCTGAACTGTGAACTGAAGGAAGAAATTGTTCAGTCCTTCCGCCAGGCGCAGGTCTATACGAAGGAAGAATGCCGCGTCTGCTGGGCACGCTTCTCATGCAGCGGCGGATGCCATGCAGCCAATGAAGCTTTCAGCGGGGAACTGACAAAAGTGTATCCGATGGGATGCGAGCTGCAGAAAAAAAGGCTTGAAGTCGCGTACTATCTTAAAATCATGGAAGCCAAGCAAAGGGTTCTTATTTAA
- a CDS encoding S1C family serine protease has protein sequence MDDYDDRDNFGRRSGKPRIVSTVLLAVISAVLGGLIAVILVPAVYPQGNYLESGNKVVVQQGENPPITSSGATGGESPVINIASTVGPAVVGVANFQYSGNIFAGSSDGLSEAGSGSGFIINAAHGYIVTNYHVIGDAEKIMISLADGRDVPGTLVGGDPRTDLAVLKIDGTKELAAVQLGDSAALKVGESVVAIGNPGGQDFARTVTAGVVSATDRFLQLQGEASFNLIQTDAAINPGNSGGPLVNYSGQVVGINSAKNDTQGFEGMGFAIPISDALPVIQQLIEKGFASHPALQINIDDRYTEEYASFKDWPAGCYITSVENGEAAAKAGIQAGDIITAINGTAITNSLELTHELFKYKPGDKVSVSYFRGGSTYKTDAVLGEIRSE, from the coding sequence ATGGATGATTATGATGACCGGGACAATTTCGGACGAAGGAGTGGGAAACCCCGTATTGTTTCAACAGTTTTGCTTGCTGTCATCAGCGCAGTTCTGGGTGGCTTGATTGCTGTCATTCTTGTTCCGGCGGTATATCCTCAAGGCAATTATTTGGAAAGCGGTAATAAGGTTGTCGTTCAACAGGGAGAAAATCCCCCGATTACATCCTCAGGTGCTACCGGTGGGGAGTCACCGGTGATTAATATTGCCAGCACAGTAGGGCCTGCTGTCGTAGGTGTGGCCAACTTTCAGTATAGCGGGAATATTTTTGCCGGCAGCAGTGATGGACTCAGTGAAGCAGGAAGCGGTTCCGGCTTTATCATCAATGCTGCCCATGGCTATATTGTTACCAACTATCATGTCATTGGAGATGCTGAAAAAATTATGATTTCGCTTGCCGATGGTCGGGATGTTCCTGGAACGCTTGTCGGCGGTGATCCGCGGACCGATCTTGCCGTGCTCAAAATTGACGGTACGAAGGAACTTGCGGCTGTCCAGCTCGGAGATTCCGCAGCCTTAAAAGTCGGAGAATCCGTCGTTGCGATCGGGAATCCGGGAGGCCAGGATTTTGCCCGTACAGTCACAGCCGGTGTGGTATCAGCGACAGACAGGTTTCTTCAGCTGCAGGGGGAAGCCAGCTTTAATCTGATTCAGACGGATGCGGCGATTAACCCAGGCAACAGTGGCGGACCGCTCGTCAATTACAGCGGCCAGGTTGTCGGAATAAATTCAGCCAAAAATGATACCCAGGGCTTTGAAGGTATGGGGTTTGCGATCCCAATTTCCGATGCATTGCCTGTAATTCAGCAGCTCATTGAAAAAGGGTTTGCGAGCCACCCGGCTTTGCAGATCAATATCGACGACCGTTACACGGAGGAATACGCTTCATTCAAAGACTGGCCGGCAGGCTGCTATATCACCAGTGTCGAAAACGGCGAGGCGGCAGCTAAAGCCGGTATCCAGGCCGGAGATATCATTACGGCCATTAACGGAACAGCCATAACCAATTCTCTGGAGCTGACACACGAACTCTTTAAATACAAGCCGGGAGATAAAGTATCTGTCAGCTATTTCCGGGGCGGCAGCACGTATAAAACGGATGCGGTACTCGGAGAAATCAGATCAGAATAG
- a CDS encoding MBL fold metallo-hydrolase, with protein MYFATLASGSSGNAICVGEENRSLLVDCGIAAKRVLTNLEMIDIAAPQLEGIIITHEHSDHVKGAGVLARKLKIPVYATAGIWQEIEMVLGDINSEQKRIIDRDIYLAGMDVKLFPTSHDSRESYGLKITGKTHTLGIATDSGIVTEEMHRNLRGCDAYVVEANHDLETLWHGRYPYYLKKRVSGNAGHLSNVQLAEALTEWLDENTQKVVLAHLSEENNTPQMALSTVVEMLRDSQAKKKCANLKIRVAPRHYPHQLITLG; from the coding sequence ATGTATTTTGCAACACTGGCCAGCGGCAGTTCCGGTAATGCCATATGTGTAGGGGAAGAGAACAGGAGTCTGCTTGTGGATTGCGGCATTGCGGCAAAGAGGGTGCTTACGAACCTCGAGATGATTGATATCGCCGCTCCTCAGCTGGAAGGGATCATCATTACCCATGAACATTCCGACCATGTCAAGGGGGCCGGCGTGCTGGCCCGCAAGCTGAAGATTCCCGTCTATGCGACAGCCGGAATTTGGCAGGAAATTGAAATGGTGCTTGGGGATATTAATTCTGAACAGAAAAGAATTATTGACCGGGACATCTATCTTGCGGGTATGGATGTGAAACTCTTCCCGACTTCCCACGACAGCAGGGAAAGCTACGGTCTTAAAATAACAGGTAAAACGCATACGCTTGGCATAGCGACTGACAGCGGCATTGTTACAGAAGAGATGCATCGGAATCTTCGGGGCTGTGATGCCTACGTCGTCGAGGCAAACCACGATTTGGAAACATTATGGCACGGAAGGTATCCGTACTATTTGAAGAAAAGAGTCAGCGGAAATGCTGGACATTTGAGCAATGTCCAGCTTGCTGAGGCCTTGACGGAATGGCTCGATGAAAACACGCAAAAAGTCGTGCTTGCTCACTTAAGCGAAGAAAATAATACGCCGCAAATGGCGCTCAGTACAGTCGTGGAGATGCTTCGGGATTCGCAGGCTAAGAAAAAATGCGCGAATCTAAAAATCAGGGTCGCACCGAGACATTATCCGCACCAACTTATTACACTGGGATAG
- the tnpB gene encoding IS66 family insertion sequence element accessory protein TnpB (TnpB, as the term is used for proteins encoded by IS66 family insertion elements, is considered an accessory protein, since TnpC, encoded by a neighboring gene, is a DDE family transposase.): MLNDFTGADCIYIACGYTDLRCGIDGLSGIVQQKFRLDPFSSTLFLFCGRRCDRIKALYWEGNGFVLLYKRLENGRFQWPRSPAEAQALTPQQYRWLMEGLSVEQPKAHRPASGLCMV; the protein is encoded by the coding sequence ATGCTGAATGATTTCACCGGAGCCGACTGCATCTATATTGCCTGCGGATACACCGATCTTCGATGCGGGATTGACGGTCTATCTGGAATCGTCCAGCAGAAGTTTCGGCTGGATCCGTTTTCGAGCACCCTGTTTCTATTTTGCGGACGCCGATGTGACCGGATAAAAGCTCTGTATTGGGAAGGCAATGGGTTTGTTCTCCTGTACAAACGGCTTGAAAACGGAAGGTTTCAGTGGCCGCGTAGCCCCGCCGAAGCGCAGGCGCTTACCCCACAGCAGTACCGGTGGCTAATGGAAGGTTTAAGCGTAGAACAACCCAAAGCACACCGTCCGGCGTCAGGCCTCTGCATGGTTTAA
- the tnpC gene encoding IS66 family transposase has translation MKELQKNEINNAEMVTISRAEYEALKAHNTELNKQIELLLQQIRLGQKKRFGSSSEKTQEAVMEQLSLLFNEAEAYIKIESPEKTKVAAHTRQKRSGSLEEILPDNVPVEVVEHRLSEEERLCAACDTVMQEIGKEVRRSLVIVPPQVKIREDRYFSYACLTCKAEALETPVLKTRKDKPVISGSFASPEAIAHIMTQKFVMCSPLYRQEQELNRSGVMLSRQTMSSWILRVAEDWLKPVYEEMHRRLLQHSVLFADETTLQVLKEPGKKAQAKSYMWMYRTGGDTEHPLILYEYKPDRKAENPKKFLEGFSGYLHADGYQAYYTLPENITVVGCWAHARRKFDEAVNSLPKSEQKGSSAVIGQEYCNKLFSIEDKLKCLTPEERYTQRLELEKPVLDAFLTWAQTRNAAPKSALGKALYYLQQQWPHLIEYLKDGRLELSNNRAERSIKPFVMSRKNFLFANTPNGAQGSAIIYSLIETAKENDLDPYRYLVYVLNTAPNIDQTHPDWVIPLLPANAPEHCRVPYAKSKCDE, from the coding sequence ATGAAAGAGCTACAAAAAAATGAGATAAATAACGCCGAAATGGTCACCATTTCACGTGCGGAATATGAAGCACTTAAGGCACACAACACAGAGTTAAACAAACAGATTGAGTTGCTTCTGCAACAGATACGCCTGGGCCAAAAGAAACGCTTCGGATCTTCCTCCGAAAAAACGCAGGAAGCGGTCATGGAGCAACTGAGCCTTTTGTTTAACGAGGCAGAAGCGTATATTAAAATCGAGTCACCAGAGAAAACAAAAGTTGCTGCCCATACCCGCCAAAAGCGTTCCGGCAGCCTTGAGGAAATCCTGCCGGATAATGTCCCCGTTGAAGTCGTTGAGCATCGTCTTTCTGAGGAAGAACGGCTTTGTGCAGCCTGCGATACTGTCATGCAGGAAATCGGCAAGGAAGTCCGCCGCAGCCTTGTAATTGTTCCGCCACAGGTAAAAATCCGTGAAGACCGGTATTTCAGCTATGCCTGCCTGACCTGCAAAGCAGAGGCCTTGGAAACCCCCGTGTTGAAAACACGGAAAGATAAACCCGTCATCTCCGGAAGCTTTGCCTCCCCGGAAGCGATAGCTCACATCATGACCCAGAAATTCGTCATGTGTTCTCCCCTTTACCGACAGGAACAGGAGCTGAATCGAAGCGGTGTGATGCTATCCCGTCAGACGATGTCCAGCTGGATCTTAAGAGTAGCCGAGGACTGGTTGAAACCAGTGTATGAGGAGATGCACCGACGGCTCTTGCAGCACAGTGTTCTCTTCGCGGATGAGACCACCTTGCAAGTACTCAAAGAACCAGGCAAGAAGGCGCAAGCCAAAAGCTACATGTGGATGTACAGAACCGGCGGGGATACAGAGCACCCGCTCATACTTTATGAATACAAGCCGGATCGAAAAGCTGAAAACCCGAAGAAATTTTTGGAAGGATTCTCCGGATACCTGCATGCGGATGGTTATCAGGCTTATTACACGTTGCCGGAAAACATCACGGTAGTCGGTTGCTGGGCCCATGCTCGGCGTAAATTTGATGAGGCGGTCAATTCCTTGCCAAAATCCGAGCAAAAAGGATCTTCGGCAGTAATTGGGCAAGAGTATTGCAACAAGCTATTCTCGATTGAGGATAAGCTTAAATGTCTTACCCCTGAAGAACGATATACCCAGCGGCTGGAGTTGGAAAAACCGGTTCTGGATGCCTTCCTGACTTGGGCACAAACAAGAAACGCAGCTCCGAAGTCTGCCCTTGGAAAAGCCTTATATTATCTGCAACAGCAGTGGCCTCACTTGATAGAGTATCTGAAGGACGGCCGGCTGGAGCTCTCTAACAACCGAGCAGAACGGAGTATAAAACCTTTTGTCATGAGCCGAAAAAACTTTCTATTCGCAAATACGCCGAATGGTGCCCAGGGCAGTGCAATAATTTATAGCCTAATTGAAACCGCCAAGGAGAATGACCTTGATCCGTACAGGTATCTGGTATATGTCCTGAACACTGCTCCTAACATTGATCAAACACATCCAGACTGGGTGATTCCATTACTCCCGGCAAATGCTCCTGAGCATTGCCGAGTACCGTATGCTAAGAGCAAATGCGACGAATGA
- the tnpA gene encoding IS66 family insertion sequence element accessory protein TnpA has protein sequence MEQSLQTLSVNQRLAEWSERISSCRNSGISIRQWCLENGIVEKTYYYWQRRVFKALTTHQEPYFARVPVERRNDCLEIAATVRIGNAEADIYPSADASAIEAICRALKSC, from the coding sequence ATGGAGCAAAGCCTGCAAACCTTAAGCGTAAACCAACGGCTGGCCGAGTGGAGCGAGCGGATCTCATCCTGCCGGAACAGTGGAATAAGCATCAGGCAATGGTGCCTGGAAAACGGGATTGTCGAGAAAACATATTACTATTGGCAACGCCGAGTGTTTAAAGCATTGACCACGCATCAAGAGCCGTACTTTGCCAGAGTTCCCGTTGAACGCCGGAATGACTGTCTGGAAATAGCGGCAACAGTGCGCATCGGAAATGCCGAAGCCGACATTTACCCCAGCGCAGATGCATCAGCCATTGAAGCAATCTGCCGCGCGCTGAAGTCATGCTGA
- the dnaB gene encoding replicative DNA helicase — MELLKVPPHNLEAEQAVLGALMLDPQKGSTVFEILRPEDFYRDNHKNIYLVIRDIFEKGDPVDLVTVAENLRQAGRLESIGGIGTISQIAGSVPSAANVEHYARIVAEKALLRQLIRIAGYIEEKGYEAGEEALSLLEEAERLIVEISQRQSKEGFVTIRSILLKTFDKIEYLYSNKGNLTGVPTHFRELDRITSGWQASDLVIIAARPSMGKTALVLNMAQNAAVKSKVPVALFSLEMSKEQLVQRILCSEAMVDQQRVRTGELLDSDWPKLTQAVGPLSEAPIFIDDTVGISLAELRSKARRLKMEQGLGLIIIDYLQLMTVGKKVESRQQEVAQISRGLKGVARELSVPVIALSQLNRGVEQRQDKRPLMSDLLESGSIEADADLISFIYRDEYYHPDSEKKGIAEIIIAKHRNGPVGTVELGYLKEFTKFVNLDKNYG; from the coding sequence ATGGAACTTTTGAAAGTTCCTCCCCATAATCTTGAGGCTGAACAGGCTGTTCTGGGCGCGCTGATGCTTGATCCCCAGAAGGGCAGTACTGTATTCGAGATTCTACGTCCGGAGGATTTCTACCGCGATAATCATAAAAATATTTACCTGGTCATCAGGGATATCTTTGAAAAAGGGGACCCTGTTGATTTGGTTACAGTGGCTGAGAACTTAAGGCAGGCAGGCAGGCTGGAGAGCATCGGGGGAATTGGAACAATCTCTCAGATCGCCGGATCTGTGCCTTCAGCGGCCAACGTGGAACATTATGCCCGGATTGTGGCGGAAAAAGCCCTGCTCCGTCAGCTGATCCGCATTGCCGGCTATATTGAAGAAAAAGGGTACGAAGCGGGAGAAGAAGCCCTTAGTTTATTGGAGGAAGCCGAAAGACTGATCGTAGAAATCTCTCAAAGACAGTCCAAGGAAGGTTTCGTTACGATCCGAAGCATTCTCCTGAAGACATTTGACAAGATCGAATACCTCTATTCCAATAAAGGAAACCTGACAGGGGTTCCGACCCATTTTCGGGAGTTGGACCGGATCACTTCCGGCTGGCAGGCTTCCGACCTGGTTATTATTGCCGCCAGACCATCGATGGGCAAAACGGCACTTGTCCTGAATATGGCACAGAATGCTGCGGTAAAATCCAAGGTTCCTGTAGCGTTATTCAGCCTGGAAATGTCCAAAGAGCAGCTTGTCCAGCGTATTCTTTGTTCGGAAGCGATGGTAGATCAGCAGCGGGTCAGGACCGGCGAACTATTGGACTCAGACTGGCCAAAGCTTACCCAGGCTGTAGGTCCGCTGTCCGAGGCACCAATCTTTATTGATGATACCGTTGGGATATCCCTGGCAGAGCTTCGGTCCAAAGCTAGAAGATTAAAAATGGAACAAGGACTTGGACTGATTATTATTGATTATCTGCAGTTAATGACCGTCGGCAAGAAGGTAGAAAGCCGCCAGCAGGAAGTCGCCCAGATTTCCAGAGGCTTAAAAGGCGTTGCACGTGAACTATCCGTGCCGGTTATTGCCCTGTCTCAGCTTAACCGCGGTGTTGAGCAGCGTCAGGACAAGCGGCCACTGATGTCCGACCTTCTGGAATCCGGATCGATCGAGGCTGATGCCGATCTTATTTCTTTTATTTACAGGGATGAATACTATCACCCTGATTCGGAGAAAAAAGGTATTGCTGAGATTATTATTGCCAAGCACCGCAATGGTCCTGTAGGTACAGTTGAGCTTGGGTATTTGAAGGAATTTACGAAATTTGTTAACCTCGATAAGAATTATGGTTAA
- a CDS encoding tetratricopeptide repeat protein, with protein sequence MQKKVQKITVGFIIGIICISLIGSTFYAISLPGSDNTEDTQGQEALEQEYNQRKQAVVELSAALEKSPEDVEAQLALADAYYSKASTTIELNDEEYQEDLQNAITYYQKVLAQKDDNDVRLKLAISAFLSRDSNLADETYKELIEKEPQNVDVLYWYGMFQFYSKEDYKKAEQYWQTALKYNTDEKMKTKLEEMIARAQDIEP encoded by the coding sequence ATGCAAAAAAAAGTTCAAAAGATCACCGTAGGGTTTATCATAGGGATAATCTGCATTTCCCTTATTGGATCAACATTTTATGCAATTTCCCTTCCAGGGTCTGATAATACGGAAGATACCCAGGGCCAAGAAGCGTTGGAGCAGGAATACAATCAGCGGAAGCAAGCCGTTGTGGAACTCAGCGCAGCACTCGAAAAGAGCCCGGAAGACGTCGAAGCGCAGCTGGCTCTGGCCGACGCTTATTATAGTAAAGCGAGTACAACAATTGAGCTTAACGATGAAGAATACCAGGAAGATCTGCAGAATGCGATAACGTATTACCAAAAAGTCCTGGCACAGAAAGACGACAATGATGTAAGGTTAAAACTTGCAATATCCGCATTCCTTTCACGTGATTCTAATCTTGCGGATGAAACATACAAGGAATTAATTGAAAAGGAACCGCAAAATGTGGATGTGCTATATTGGTATGGGATGTTCCAGTTTTACAGCAAAGAAGATTACAAGAAGGCCGAGCAGTACTGGCAGACGGCGTTAAAATACAATACGGATGAAAAGATGAAGACTAAGCTCGAGGAAATGATTGCAAGAGCTCAGGACATTGAACCTTAG
- the scfA gene encoding six-cysteine ranthipeptide SCIFF, producing the protein MAKHIQTVIKGNLASTAKTGGCGKCQTSCQSACKTSCTVGNQVCEK; encoded by the coding sequence ATGGCTAAACATATTCAGACAGTCATTAAGGGGAACTTAGCCTCAACAGCCAAAACCGGAGGATGCGGAAAATGCCAGACATCTTGCCAATCGGCTTGTAAGACATCTTGCACAGTTGGCAATCAGGTTTGTGAAAAATAA
- a CDS encoding M14 family metallopeptidase, producing the protein MRVLKIGVRGNDVMEVQALLKKLGYDPGTVDGVFGTNTERAVKQFQAASGLQVDGIIGPITYQKLLPLLNGYIMVTVAAGDTLYQIANRYKINTQRLLAANPGVSSDNIRLGQQLTVPYAFDVVDTDLNYTYEIMQRDIAGLQKRYPFLETGVAGKSVLGRNLYYLRLGNGPNQVFYNASHHSLEWITTVMLMKFCENYLKNYVDGTSVRGYNIREIWSQSSIYLIPMVNPDGIDLVLNGLEINHPFYTSLLKWNEGRMNFGQVWQANIRGVDLNHNYDASWQLSKQAEASHGITGPGPTRFSGTGPESEPESKAVADFTRNHNYRLVLAYHSQGRVIYWNYRGLASARDRLIALSLAEKSGYALEEATGITSYAGYKDWFIEKYRRPGYTVEVGLGRNPLPISQFAQIYRENEGMLLLAALVTAG; encoded by the coding sequence GTGCGCGTACTTAAGATCGGAGTCAGAGGAAATGATGTGATGGAAGTTCAAGCTTTGCTCAAAAAGCTGGGCTATGATCCGGGGACGGTAGACGGAGTATTCGGAACAAATACAGAGCGAGCGGTGAAGCAGTTTCAGGCGGCCAGTGGTCTCCAAGTAGATGGAATCATTGGTCCAATCACTTATCAAAAGCTCTTGCCGTTACTGAACGGCTACATAATGGTTACGGTTGCTGCGGGAGATACGTTATATCAGATTGCCAACCGTTATAAAATCAATACTCAGCGGCTTCTGGCAGCAAATCCCGGGGTCAGTTCTGACAATATAAGATTAGGACAACAGTTGACTGTGCCCTATGCTTTTGATGTTGTCGATACAGACCTCAATTATACCTACGAAATCATGCAGCGGGATATTGCCGGGTTACAGAAACGCTATCCTTTCCTGGAAACCGGGGTTGCCGGGAAAAGTGTTCTCGGGCGGAATCTTTACTATCTGAGGCTGGGTAATGGACCGAATCAGGTATTCTACAATGCGTCGCATCATTCACTGGAGTGGATCACAACGGTTATGCTAATGAAGTTCTGTGAAAATTATCTGAAAAACTATGTGGACGGAACTTCGGTCAGGGGATACAATATAAGAGAGATATGGAGCCAAAGCTCAATTTATTTAATTCCTATGGTGAATCCAGATGGTATTGATCTGGTTTTAAACGGACTTGAAATAAATCACCCTTTCTACACATCTCTTCTGAAATGGAATGAAGGCCGGATGAATTTTGGCCAGGTCTGGCAGGCCAATATTCGTGGCGTAGATCTGAACCACAATTATGATGCATCCTGGCAGTTGTCGAAACAAGCGGAAGCCAGTCATGGGATAACCGGGCCCGGCCCGACCAGATTTTCAGGGACAGGTCCGGAATCCGAGCCTGAATCCAAAGCAGTTGCAGACTTTACGAGAAATCATAATTATAGACTTGTCCTGGCCTACCACAGCCAAGGCAGGGTGATCTACTGGAATTACAGAGGTCTGGCTTCGGCCAGGGACCGGCTAATTGCACTCAGTTTAGCAGAAAAAAGTGGCTATGCGCTGGAAGAAGCGACCGGAATAACATCGTATGCAGGCTATAAGGACTGGTTTATCGAAAAATACCGAAGACCGGGCTATACGGTTGAGGTTGGGCTTGGCCGAAATCCTTTGCCGATTTCTCAATTCGCGCAGATCTATCGGGAGAATGAGGGAATGCTGTTACTGGCGGCGCTTGTTACTGCAGGCTAA
- a CDS encoding adenylosuccinate synthase, which yields MAAVILIGTQWGDEGKGKITDFLAEKADMVVRYQGGNNAGHTVVINKETYKLHLIPSGIFYPEKVCVIGNGLVIDPKVLIEELEYLKDKGVSTDNLRVSGNAHVIMPYHRILDVLEEEYKGDQKIGTTKRGIGPAYKDKASRTGIRVLDFLDKDELAAKLQYNLKEKNLLITKVYGQEALSYEAVLQECLEYAERIRPYVGDSSLEINHFLSDGKKVLFEGAQGTLLDLDHGTYPYVTSSNPVAGGACIGAGVGPTRINKVVGVVKAYTTRVGEGPFPTELTCQTGELIREKGGEYGTTTGRPRRCGWLDAVITRYAVRISGISDFAFTKLDVLTGMDTLKICTAYRYKGEVLHDFPQSLKVLSECEAIYEEMPGWQEDLTEISEYSQLPEQAKNYIHRLEELTGVPVTMLAVGPGRNQTITRGNIF from the coding sequence TTGGCGGCAGTCATACTGATCGGCACCCAGTGGGGTGACGAAGGAAAAGGTAAAATAACAGACTTTCTGGCCGAAAAAGCCGACATGGTAGTCAGATATCAAGGAGGAAACAACGCCGGACATACGGTTGTAATTAATAAGGAGACTTATAAACTCCATCTGATCCCTTCCGGGATTTTTTATCCTGAAAAGGTCTGCGTAATTGGCAATGGCCTGGTTATTGACCCGAAGGTATTGATTGAAGAACTTGAGTATCTCAAGGACAAGGGCGTAAGCACAGACAACCTTAGAGTCAGCGGTAATGCCCACGTGATCATGCCCTACCATCGCATTCTCGATGTGCTTGAGGAAGAGTATAAGGGAGACCAAAAAATTGGAACAACCAAACGCGGTATCGGTCCCGCTTACAAGGATAAAGCTTCCCGTACTGGAATCAGGGTGTTGGATTTCCTGGATAAGGACGAGCTGGCAGCGAAGCTGCAATATAACCTTAAAGAAAAAAATTTGTTGATTACAAAGGTGTATGGACAGGAAGCGCTCAGCTATGAAGCTGTGCTTCAGGAATGCCTGGAATATGCGGAGAGGATCCGGCCTTATGTCGGCGATTCTTCTCTGGAAATTAACCATTTCTTAAGTGACGGGAAAAAGGTCCTGTTTGAAGGCGCTCAGGGAACGCTTTTGGATTTGGATCATGGAACGTATCCGTATGTCACTTCTTCCAACCCTGTGGCAGGGGGAGCCTGCATTGGTGCAGGAGTAGGACCAACCCGGATCAACAAGGTTGTCGGTGTTGTTAAAGCCTATACGACCAGGGTCGGCGAAGGACCGTTCCCAACGGAATTGACCTGCCAGACAGGGGAACTTATCCGGGAAAAAGGCGGAGAGTATGGGACAACAACCGGACGGCCGCGGCGCTGCGGCTGGTTAGACGCTGTCATTACCCGTTATGCGGTGCGGATCAGCGGCATTTCTGATTTTGCATTTACCAAACTGGATGTCCTGACAGGAATGGACACGTTAAAGATATGTACAGCTTATCGCTACAAAGGTGAAGTTCTTCATGATTTCCCGCAAAGTTTGAAAGTCCTCTCCGAATGTGAAGCGATCTATGAAGAAATGCCGGGCTGGCAGGAAGATCTGACGGAGATCAGCGAATATAGCCAGCTGCCGGAGCAGGCCAAGAATTATATCCATCGCTTGGAAGAACTGACAGGTGTTCCGGTTACCATGCTCGCTGTTGGGCCTGGCCGCAATCAAACGATTACGCGGGGTAATATCTTTTAA